One window from the genome of Streptomyces sp. NBC_00708 encodes:
- a CDS encoding 5'-nucleotidase C-terminal domain-containing protein, translated as MPLNRRTFLGTSAAAGAGAVVVGGAASPAQAHGRGHGHGHGRPQKRYSFTVMGTTDLHGNVFNWDYFTDAEFDDKDHNDVGLAKISTLVEQVRREKGRHNTLMIDAGDTIQGTQLSYYYAKIDPITAKRGPVHPMAQAMNAIGYDAAALGNHEFNYGIPVLRKFEEQCDFPLLGANALDAKTLRPAFAPYVIKKLRTPHGRDVKVAILGLTNPGIAIWDKANVGGKMVFPGLEEQAAKYVPRLRSMGADVVIVSAHSGNSGTSSYGDQIPYVENAAGLVAEQVPGIDAILVGHAHLEIPEYFVENKETGKKVVLSEPLKWGQRLTLFDFDVVWEKGRWVVEKAGSRVLNSNTVAEDRKITKMLADEHKKVVAYVNQVIGTAASEMTTAEAAWKDEPIIDLINVVQAETVKAALAGGEYAELPVLSQASCFSRTARIPAGNVTIKDAAALYPFENTLEARLVTGAQILDYLEFSAKYYVQTAAGAPVDPEKLTNAENTPDYNYDAVSGLTYEIDIAKPVGSRIVNLSFGGKPVDPKAQFVLAVNNYRASGGGNFPHVPAAKQLWANSEEIRNTIIAWVQAKGSVDGAEFASVDWRLTRDGVPVF; from the coding sequence ATGCCGCTGAACCGAAGGACGTTCCTGGGGACATCGGCCGCGGCCGGCGCGGGTGCGGTGGTGGTGGGCGGTGCGGCGTCGCCCGCCCAGGCGCACGGCCGTGGGCACGGTCATGGTCACGGGCGTCCGCAGAAGCGGTACTCGTTCACCGTGATGGGGACGACGGACCTGCACGGGAACGTCTTCAACTGGGACTACTTCACGGATGCCGAGTTCGACGACAAGGACCACAACGACGTCGGTCTGGCGAAGATCTCGACGCTGGTGGAGCAGGTGCGGCGCGAGAAGGGCCGTCACAACACGCTGATGATCGACGCGGGTGACACGATCCAGGGCACGCAGCTGTCGTACTACTACGCGAAGATCGATCCGATCACGGCGAAGCGTGGTCCGGTGCATCCGATGGCGCAGGCGATGAACGCGATCGGGTACGACGCGGCGGCGCTGGGGAACCACGAGTTCAACTACGGGATTCCGGTGCTGCGGAAGTTCGAGGAGCAGTGCGATTTCCCGCTGCTGGGGGCGAATGCGCTGGATGCGAAGACGTTGCGGCCGGCGTTCGCGCCGTATGTCATCAAGAAGCTGCGGACGCCGCACGGGCGTGATGTGAAGGTGGCGATTCTTGGGCTGACGAATCCGGGGATCGCGATCTGGGACAAGGCGAACGTGGGCGGGAAGATGGTGTTCCCGGGTCTGGAGGAGCAGGCGGCGAAGTATGTGCCGCGGCTGCGTTCGATGGGCGCGGATGTGGTGATCGTGTCGGCGCACTCGGGGAACAGTGGGACGTCGTCGTACGGGGATCAGATTCCGTATGTGGAGAATGCGGCGGGTCTGGTGGCGGAGCAGGTGCCGGGGATCGACGCGATTCTGGTGGGTCACGCGCATCTGGAGATTCCCGAGTACTTCGTGGAGAACAAGGAGACCGGGAAGAAGGTCGTGCTCTCGGAGCCGTTGAAGTGGGGGCAGCGGCTGACGCTGTTCGACTTCGATGTGGTGTGGGAGAAGGGCCGCTGGGTGGTCGAGAAGGCCGGTTCGCGGGTGTTGAACTCGAACACGGTGGCGGAGGACCGGAAGATCACGAAGATGCTGGCGGACGAGCACAAGAAGGTTGTGGCGTACGTCAACCAGGTGATCGGTACGGCGGCGTCGGAGATGACGACGGCGGAGGCGGCGTGGAAGGACGAGCCGATCATCGATCTGATCAACGTCGTCCAGGCGGAGACGGTGAAGGCGGCGCTGGCGGGTGGTGAGTACGCGGAGCTGCCGGTGCTGTCGCAGGCGTCGTGCTTCTCGCGTACGGCGCGGATTCCGGCCGGGAACGTGACGATCAAGGATGCGGCGGCTCTGTACCCGTTCGAGAACACGCTGGAGGCGCGTCTGGTGACGGGTGCGCAGATTCTGGATTACCTGGAGTTCTCGGCGAAGTACTACGTGCAGACGGCGGCGGGTGCTCCGGTGGATCCGGAGAAGCTGACGAATGCGGAGAACACGCCGGATTACAACTATGACGCGGTGTCGGGGCTGACGTACGAGATCGATATCGCGAAGCCGGTGGGTTCGCGGATCGTGAATCTGTCGTTCGGGGGGAAGCCGGTCGACCCGAAGGCGCAGTTCGTGCTGGCGGTGAACAACTACCGGGCGAGCGGTGGGGGTAATTTCCCGCATGTTCCGGCGGCGAAGCAGCTGTGGGCGAATTCGGAGGAGATCCGGAACACGATCATCGCCTGGGTGCAGGCGAAGGGTTCGGTGGACGGTGCGGAGTTCGCTTCGGTGGACTGGCGGCTGACGCGGGACGGTGTTCCGGTGTTCTAG
- a CDS encoding SidA/IucD/PvdA family monooxygenase, producing MTDAPPTPDPHRSHDLVGIGIGPFNLSLAALAHGLPTPLTTAFYEQRPAFHWHPGLLIDGATLQVPFLADLVTLADPTSPWSFLNYQRTQDRLYPFYFAERFHIHRAEYDAYCRWVSTRLPGLHFGHQVDAIRWDPHTAHFQVDHTQLDAHGEAESLGRTHTRHIALGIGTEPHIPEPLKPLTDTGTAPVIHSADYLHHRDQLLQAPHITVIGSGQSGAEIFLDLLRARPTGNEGLHWLARTPAFAPMEYSKLGLEHFTPDYTRYFHALPEPVRDTLVPQQWQLHKGIDHDTITAIHDELYRRTLHGGWPDATLTPGVAVRTAGRVANTRVELHLEHTQQGTRTRLTTDAVVLATGYRERPLDTLLHHLAPHLRRDTAGRPHIDAHHRLDLGPAITGHIYVQNAERHTHGVGAPDLGLAAWRSATILNHLTGTTPYPLPQRTAFTTFGLTQPAIPTQQPTLVPLTRHN from the coding sequence ATGACCGACGCCCCACCCACCCCCGACCCCCACCGGTCCCACGACCTCGTCGGCATCGGCATCGGCCCCTTCAACCTCTCCCTCGCCGCCCTCGCCCACGGCCTCCCCACCCCCCTCACCACCGCCTTCTACGAACAACGCCCCGCCTTCCACTGGCACCCCGGCCTCCTCATCGACGGAGCCACCCTCCAAGTCCCCTTCCTCGCCGACCTCGTCACCCTCGCCGACCCCACCAGCCCCTGGAGCTTCCTCAACTACCAACGCACCCAGGACCGCCTCTACCCCTTCTACTTCGCCGAGCGCTTCCACATCCACCGCGCCGAATACGACGCCTACTGCCGCTGGGTCAGCACCCGCCTCCCCGGCCTCCACTTCGGCCACCAGGTCGACGCCATCCGCTGGGACCCCCACACCGCCCACTTCCAGGTCGACCACACCCAGCTCGACGCCCACGGCGAAGCCGAATCACTCGGCCGCACCCACACCCGCCACATCGCCCTCGGCATCGGCACCGAACCCCACATCCCCGAACCCCTCAAACCCCTCACCGACACCGGCACCGCCCCCGTCATCCACTCCGCCGACTACCTCCACCACCGCGACCAGCTCCTCCAGGCCCCCCACATCACCGTCATCGGCTCAGGACAGTCCGGCGCCGAAATCTTCCTCGACCTCCTCCGCGCCCGCCCCACCGGCAACGAAGGCCTCCACTGGCTCGCCCGCACCCCCGCCTTCGCCCCCATGGAGTACTCCAAACTCGGCCTCGAACACTTCACCCCCGACTACACCCGCTACTTCCACGCCCTCCCCGAACCCGTACGCGACACCCTCGTCCCCCAGCAATGGCAGCTCCACAAAGGCATCGACCACGACACCATCACCGCCATCCACGACGAGCTCTACCGCCGCACCCTCCACGGCGGCTGGCCCGACGCCACCCTCACCCCCGGCGTAGCCGTCCGCACCGCCGGACGCGTCGCCAACACCCGCGTCGAACTCCACCTCGAACACACCCAGCAAGGCACCCGCACCCGCCTCACCACCGACGCCGTCGTCCTCGCCACCGGCTACCGCGAACGCCCCCTCGACACCCTCCTCCACCACCTCGCCCCCCACCTCCGCCGCGACACCGCCGGACGCCCCCACATCGACGCCCACCACCGCCTCGACCTCGGCCCCGCCATCACCGGCCACATCTACGTACAGAACGCCGAACGCCACACCCACGGCGTCGGCGCCCCCGACCTCGGCCTCGCCGCCTGGCGCAGCGCCACCATCCTCAACCACCTCACCGGCACCACCCCCTACCCCCTCCCGCAACGCACCGCCTTCACCACCTTCGGCCTCACCCAGCCCGCCATCCCCACCCAGCAACCCACCCTCGTCCCCCTCACCCGCCACAACTGA
- a CDS encoding aromatic ring-hydroxylating dioxygenase subunit alpha, whose product MTTATTPVQPGTPTRPSEVARPGERTADRLFATGIRNQWYAVCPSDFVPAGGMKRLTLLGEEWLLFRRADGTLHMLEDRCPHRGARLSLGKHLGDRIACWYHGVQVDGTGTVAAVPGLPGCNLEGKQLVAAPHLIETGGAILAYFGDHTHAEPVPLTLPEPLTDPGTSAFLCYAEWNVNWRYAVENLLDPMHGSFLHRDSHSMAEGQTTARFRIRETERGFFFEKTDQSGVNFDWVELCRTGVDWVDLTIPYPPTAGPGGPFGIVGMATPIDENRCAVFFWRYRKVTGWQRDTWRFLYKTLLEDRHWEVLEQDRVMLEDLRTDADQAENLYQHDLGVVRVRRMYRTEAESQAATA is encoded by the coding sequence ATGACCACCGCCACCACCCCCGTACAGCCCGGCACCCCGACCCGCCCCTCCGAGGTCGCCCGCCCCGGCGAACGCACCGCCGACCGCCTCTTCGCCACCGGCATCCGCAACCAGTGGTACGCCGTCTGCCCCTCGGACTTCGTCCCCGCCGGCGGCATGAAACGGCTCACCCTCCTCGGCGAGGAATGGCTCCTCTTCCGCCGCGCCGACGGCACCCTCCACATGCTGGAGGACCGCTGCCCCCACCGCGGCGCCCGCCTCTCCCTCGGCAAACACCTCGGCGACCGCATCGCCTGCTGGTACCACGGCGTCCAGGTCGACGGCACCGGCACCGTCGCCGCCGTCCCCGGCCTCCCCGGCTGCAACCTGGAGGGCAAACAGCTCGTCGCCGCCCCCCACCTCATCGAGACCGGCGGCGCGATCCTCGCCTACTTCGGCGACCACACCCACGCCGAACCCGTCCCGCTCACCCTCCCCGAACCCCTCACCGACCCCGGCACCTCGGCCTTCCTCTGCTACGCCGAGTGGAACGTCAACTGGCGCTACGCCGTCGAGAACCTGCTCGACCCCATGCACGGCTCGTTCCTCCACCGCGACTCGCACAGCATGGCCGAGGGCCAGACCACCGCCCGCTTCCGCATCCGCGAGACCGAACGCGGCTTCTTCTTCGAGAAGACCGACCAGAGCGGCGTCAACTTCGACTGGGTCGAGCTCTGCCGCACCGGCGTCGACTGGGTCGACCTCACCATCCCCTACCCGCCGACCGCCGGACCCGGCGGCCCCTTCGGCATCGTCGGCATGGCCACTCCCATCGACGAGAACCGCTGCGCCGTCTTCTTCTGGCGCTACCGCAAGGTCACCGGCTGGCAGCGCGACACCTGGCGCTTCCTGTACAAGACGCTCCTGGAGGACCGCCACTGGGAGGTCCTCGAACAGGACCGCGTCATGCTGGAGGACCTGCGCACCGACGCCGACCAGGCGGAAAACCTCTACCAGCACGACCTGGGCGTGGTCAGGGTCCGCCGCATGTACCGCACGGAAGCGGAGTCCCAGGCGGCGACGGCCTGA
- a CDS encoding MarR family transcriptional regulator: protein MVYLHGGVAGMAKNRNAADAVPAGSPPAPGSGERADAVASIVADWRRERPELDTAPLEVFGRLHRAFLRYSTAISRPVERKGLSMAGFDVLTALRRAGAPFRRTAGELADSGLISSAGVTLRIDRLEKDGLIRRERDPQDRRVVHSRLTGEGLSLIDELFSEHLENERRMLAGLSAAECVELARLLGKLERSVLSAEGGE from the coding sequence ATGGTGTACCTGCACGGAGGTGTGGCCGGGATGGCGAAGAACCGGAATGCGGCGGACGCGGTACCGGCCGGTTCGCCTCCGGCTCCGGGTTCCGGGGAGCGGGCGGACGCGGTGGCGTCGATCGTGGCGGACTGGCGGCGGGAGCGGCCGGAGCTGGACACGGCCCCGCTGGAGGTGTTCGGACGGCTGCACCGGGCGTTCCTGCGGTACAGCACGGCGATCTCGCGGCCCGTGGAGCGCAAGGGTCTTTCGATGGCCGGTTTCGATGTGCTGACGGCGCTGCGACGGGCGGGGGCGCCGTTCCGGCGTACGGCGGGTGAGCTGGCCGATTCGGGGCTGATCAGTTCGGCGGGTGTGACGCTGCGGATAGACCGGCTGGAGAAGGACGGGCTGATCCGGCGGGAGCGCGATCCGCAGGACCGGCGGGTGGTGCACTCGCGGCTGACGGGCGAGGGGCTTTCGCTGATCGACGAGCTGTTCTCGGAGCATCTGGAGAACGAGCGGCGGATGCTGGCGGGGCTGTCGGCGGCGGAGTGCGTGGAGCTTGCGCGGTTGCTGGGGAAGCTGGAGCGGTCGGTGCTGTCCGCGGAGGGCGGGGAGTAG
- a CDS encoding SIMPL domain-containing protein, translating into MTDTAQPYGTPDQPRLAVRGEARLEVDPEIARLSLTVTARGKDRRAALEDLTRRNATVLELARSYGDAVEKLETGALSITPELVHRGRDEKIRAYHGRVHITAALNDFTALGEFVTRVGDLDMTQVNGPWWALRPTSPAHGEARRQAVREAVKRAREYAGALGAELAALVELADIGAENAAPVAYARTGGYGGPMPAAPGGAGAPPPPPIDLEPQRQTVYAQVNARFTMTPPKL; encoded by the coding sequence ATGACCGACACCGCCCAGCCCTACGGCACCCCGGACCAGCCCCGCCTCGCCGTCCGCGGCGAAGCCCGCCTCGAAGTCGACCCCGAAATCGCACGCCTCTCCCTCACCGTCACCGCCCGGGGCAAAGACCGCCGCGCCGCCCTCGAAGACCTCACCCGCCGCAACGCCACCGTCCTCGAACTCGCCCGCAGCTACGGAGACGCCGTCGAAAAACTCGAAACCGGCGCCCTCTCCATCACCCCCGAACTCGTCCACCGCGGCCGCGACGAGAAGATCCGCGCCTACCACGGCCGCGTCCACATCACCGCCGCCCTCAACGACTTCACCGCACTCGGCGAATTCGTCACCCGCGTCGGCGACCTCGACATGACCCAGGTCAACGGCCCCTGGTGGGCCCTGCGCCCCACCTCACCCGCCCACGGCGAAGCCCGCCGCCAAGCCGTCCGCGAGGCCGTCAAACGCGCCCGCGAATACGCCGGCGCCCTCGGCGCCGAACTCGCCGCCCTCGTCGAACTCGCCGACATAGGCGCGGAGAACGCCGCCCCCGTCGCCTACGCCCGGACCGGCGGCTACGGCGGTCCGATGCCCGCCGCCCCCGGCGGAGCGGGCGCCCCGCCCCCGCCCCCCATCGACCTCGAACCCCAGCGCCAGACCGTCTACGCCCAGGTGAACGCCCGCTTCACCATGACCCCGCCGAAACTCTGA
- a CDS encoding pyridoxal-dependent decarboxylase codes for MPVPPLAGSTTGPTALRPLLDTVLTALTEGAHRRDGPLPAGGPDTVTPRTRTALTPLIPDQGTGAHHALTTLVEALAQGAADPADPLCAAHLHTPPLALAAAADLAASALNPSMDSWDQAPAASTLEADTTAALAAEIYPHHPAPDAVITTGGTEANQLGLLLARERRGPVQTITGANAHHSITRAAWLLGLPEPLTVPAPNGIIDVPALHETLARNQRQGPLLVTATAGTTDTGRIDPLTAIADLCARHGAELHIDAAYGGPLLLSPAHRHLLDGLDRADSVALDLHKLGWQPASAGIFAVPDRHHLHALHHHAPYLNADDDTEAGLPDLLGRSLRTTRRPDALKIAVTLKALGRTGLADLIDRTCAAAHTLADLITHTPGLDLYDRPTISTVLFRPTDADDHTVATIRRTLLTRGHAVLGRTHAHDRLWLKATLLNPHTTPDDLQRLLALVTHLTAELEEGSTLR; via the coding sequence ATGCCCGTACCACCCCTCGCCGGATCCACCACCGGACCCACCGCCCTGCGCCCCCTCCTCGACACCGTCCTCACCGCACTCACCGAAGGCGCCCACCGCCGCGACGGCCCCCTCCCCGCAGGCGGACCCGACACCGTCACCCCCCGCACACGCACCGCCCTCACCCCCCTCATCCCCGACCAGGGCACCGGTGCCCACCACGCCCTCACCACCCTCGTCGAAGCCCTCGCCCAAGGCGCCGCCGACCCCGCCGACCCCCTCTGCGCCGCCCACCTCCACACCCCGCCCCTCGCCCTCGCCGCAGCCGCCGACCTCGCCGCCTCGGCCCTCAACCCCTCCATGGACTCCTGGGACCAGGCCCCCGCCGCCTCCACCCTCGAAGCCGACACCACCGCCGCACTCGCCGCCGAGATCTACCCCCACCACCCCGCCCCCGACGCCGTCATCACCACCGGCGGCACCGAAGCCAACCAACTCGGCCTCCTCCTCGCCCGCGAACGCCGCGGCCCCGTCCAGACCATCACCGGCGCCAACGCCCACCACAGCATCACCCGCGCCGCCTGGCTCCTCGGCCTCCCCGAACCCCTCACCGTGCCCGCCCCCAACGGCATCATCGACGTCCCCGCACTCCACGAGACCCTCGCCCGCAACCAGCGACAGGGCCCCCTCCTCGTCACCGCCACCGCCGGCACCACCGACACCGGCCGCATCGACCCCCTCACCGCCATCGCCGACCTCTGCGCCCGCCACGGCGCCGAACTCCACATCGACGCCGCCTACGGCGGACCCCTCCTCCTCAGCCCCGCCCACCGCCACCTGCTCGACGGACTCGACCGCGCCGACAGCGTCGCCCTCGACCTCCACAAACTCGGCTGGCAGCCCGCATCCGCCGGCATCTTCGCCGTCCCCGACCGCCACCACCTCCACGCCCTCCACCACCACGCCCCCTACCTCAACGCCGACGACGACACCGAAGCCGGCCTCCCCGACCTCCTCGGCCGCTCCCTGCGCACCACCCGCCGCCCCGACGCACTCAAGATCGCCGTCACCCTCAAAGCCCTCGGCCGCACCGGACTCGCCGACCTCATCGACCGCACCTGCGCCGCCGCCCACACCCTCGCCGACCTCATCACCCACACCCCCGGCCTCGACCTCTACGACCGCCCCACCATCAGCACCGTCCTCTTCCGCCCCACCGACGCCGACGACCACACCGTCGCCACCATCCGCCGCACCCTCCTCACCCGCGGCCACGCCGTACTCGGCCGTACCCACGCCCACGACCGCCTCTGGCTCAAAGCCACCCTCCTCAACCCCCACACCACCCCCGACGACCTCCAACGACTCCTCGCACTCGTCACCCACCTCACCGCCGAACTCGAGGAAGGCAGCACCCTCCGATGA
- the pyk gene encoding pyruvate kinase — translation MRRAKIVCTLGPATDTYDQIKDLVEAGMDIARLNLSHGTYAEHEERYHRVRKASDEARRSVGILADLQGPKIRLGRFSEGPVLLERGDDFTITVEPMEGDRNGCGTTYSGLATDVTPGERILIDDGRVTLEVIEVDGPRVRTTVVEGGMVSDHKGLNLPGVAVSVPALSEKDIDDLRWAIRTGADVIALSFVRSGRDIEDVHRVMDEEGRRLPVIAKVEKPQAVENIEDIVAAFDGIMVARGDLGVEMPLEQVPIVQKRAIKLAKRNAKPVIVATQMLDSMIDNSRPTRAEASDVANAIIDGTDAVMLSGETSVGKYAIETVRTMSRIVEAAEEDILAKGLPPLTERNKPRTQGGAVARAAAEMGDFLGAKFLVAFTQSGDTVKRLSRYRSPIPLLAFTPDPATRSQLNLTWGVETFLGPHVDSTDAMVAQVDEELLKIGRCQKGDVVVITAGSPPGVAGSTNLVRVHHIGEDDSPK, via the coding sequence ATGCGCCGAGCCAAAATCGTTTGCACCCTGGGACCCGCAACCGACACATACGACCAGATCAAGGACCTCGTCGAGGCGGGAATGGACATCGCCCGCCTCAACCTCAGCCACGGCACCTACGCCGAACACGAAGAGCGCTACCACCGCGTGCGCAAAGCATCCGACGAGGCCCGCCGCAGCGTGGGCATCCTCGCCGACCTTCAAGGCCCGAAGATCCGCCTCGGACGCTTCAGCGAAGGCCCCGTACTCCTTGAACGCGGCGACGACTTCACCATCACCGTCGAGCCCATGGAAGGCGACCGCAACGGCTGCGGTACGACCTACAGCGGCCTCGCCACCGACGTCACCCCCGGCGAACGCATCCTGATCGACGACGGACGCGTCACCCTCGAAGTCATCGAGGTCGACGGCCCCCGCGTCCGCACCACCGTCGTCGAGGGCGGCATGGTCTCCGACCACAAGGGCCTCAACCTCCCCGGCGTCGCCGTCTCCGTCCCCGCGCTCTCCGAGAAGGACATCGACGACCTCCGCTGGGCCATCCGCACCGGCGCCGACGTCATCGCCCTCTCCTTCGTCCGCAGCGGCCGCGACATCGAGGACGTCCACCGCGTCATGGACGAGGAGGGCCGCCGCCTCCCCGTCATCGCCAAGGTCGAGAAGCCCCAGGCCGTCGAGAACATCGAGGACATCGTCGCCGCCTTCGACGGCATCATGGTCGCCCGCGGCGACCTCGGCGTCGAAATGCCGCTGGAGCAGGTCCCGATCGTCCAGAAGCGCGCGATCAAGCTCGCCAAGCGCAACGCGAAGCCGGTCATCGTCGCGACGCAGATGCTCGACTCGATGATCGACAACTCCCGGCCCACCCGCGCCGAGGCCTCCGACGTCGCGAACGCGATCATCGACGGCACGGACGCGGTGATGCTCTCCGGCGAGACCAGCGTCGGCAAGTACGCGATCGAGACCGTCCGCACGATGTCCCGCATCGTCGAGGCCGCCGAGGAGGACATCCTCGCGAAGGGGCTCCCGCCGCTGACCGAACGCAACAAGCCCCGCACCCAGGGCGGCGCGGTCGCCCGCGCTGCGGCGGAGATGGGCGACTTCCTCGGCGCGAAGTTCCTGGTCGCCTTCACCCAGAGCGGCGACACGGTCAAGCGCCTCTCGCGCTACCGCTCGCCGATCCCGCTCCTGGCCTTCACCCCGGACCCGGCCACGCGCTCCCAGCTCAACCTGACGTGGGGCGTCGAGACCTTCCTCGGCCCGCACGTGGACTCGACGGACGCGATGGTCGCCCAGGTGGACGAGGAACTCCTGAAGATCGGCCGCTGTCAGAAGGGCGACGTCGTGGTCATCACGGCCGGCTCCCCGCCGGGCGTGGCCGGCTCGACGAACCTGGTCCGCGTCCACCACATCGGCGAGGACGACAG
- the pepN gene encoding aminopeptidase N: MSVLTRDEAQARAQILDVHRYTVELDLTAGEETFESRTVIEFTARTAGDTFLELKPATLRSISLDGQPLDPANLTENRYALTGLTPGPHELRVDAAMRYSRTGEGMHRFTDPSDNETYVYTQLFMEDVQRVFAAFDQPDLKSVFALTVTAPEGWTVLGNGIAEHTGDGRWTIAPTPPLSTYLVAVAAGPWHSVTTEHAGLPFGIHCRRSLAPHLDADADEILDITRACFDRFQEKFTEPYPFDSYDQAFVPEFNAGAMENPGLVTFRDEFIYRSAVTDTERQTRGMVIAHEMAHMWFGDLVTLAWWDDIWLNESFAEYMGYQTLAEATRFTDTWVDFGVARKGWGYDADQRPSTHPVAPDPADVPDTASALLNFDGISYAKGASALRQLVAWLGEKDFLAGINTHFARHKFANATLADFIDNLASATDRDVHAWADQWLRTTGADTLTAHTTESDTTWSLHIDHRGTRPHRIGVGVYDHSLDTQHGPTPLVLRERFDAGIPEEAPVTRPGRRPALVVLNDEDLTYAKIRLDPHSWNTVLDSLSGIPDALTRAVVWNAARDMVRDGELAPSTYLEAARDHLPYETDLALLQGVLAFADTQVAGRYTAPEDRPAALTVLTALCRDLIRRTEDGTHPGLRLTAVRHLIDAATQPDTIQGWLADDTVPGGPELDPELRWRILTRLAVLGATDEEAIAAALADDPSATGQEGAARCRAALPTAEAKAAAWDAMFHDDSLSNYLFTATAQGFWQPEQTDLVRAYVPRFYPEAAQLAVRRGPAIAEAAGRNAFPVHAIDAESLRTGEEALNDPALIPALRRKLIDQIDDLRRALNVRDAN; this comes from the coding sequence ATGTCCGTACTGACGCGCGATGAAGCGCAGGCCCGAGCCCAGATCCTCGACGTACACCGCTACACGGTCGAACTCGATCTCACCGCGGGGGAGGAGACCTTCGAATCCCGGACCGTCATCGAGTTCACCGCCCGCACGGCCGGTGACACCTTCCTCGAGCTCAAGCCGGCCACCCTGCGCTCGATCAGCCTGGACGGGCAGCCGCTGGACCCCGCAAACCTCACCGAGAACCGGTACGCGCTCACCGGCCTCACCCCCGGCCCGCACGAACTGCGCGTCGACGCCGCCATGCGCTACTCCCGCACCGGCGAAGGCATGCACCGCTTCACGGACCCCAGCGACAACGAGACCTACGTCTACACCCAGCTCTTCATGGAAGACGTCCAGCGCGTCTTCGCCGCGTTCGACCAGCCCGACCTCAAGTCCGTCTTCGCCCTCACCGTCACCGCCCCCGAAGGCTGGACCGTCCTCGGCAACGGCATCGCCGAGCACACCGGCGACGGCCGCTGGACCATCGCCCCCACCCCGCCGCTCTCCACCTACCTCGTCGCCGTCGCCGCCGGCCCCTGGCACTCCGTGACCACCGAGCACGCCGGACTGCCCTTCGGCATCCACTGCCGCCGCTCCCTCGCCCCCCACCTCGACGCCGACGCCGACGAGATCCTCGACATCACCCGGGCCTGCTTCGACCGGTTCCAGGAGAAGTTCACCGAGCCGTACCCCTTCGACTCCTACGACCAGGCGTTCGTCCCCGAGTTCAACGCCGGCGCCATGGAGAACCCCGGCCTCGTCACCTTCCGCGACGAATTCATCTACCGCTCCGCCGTCACCGACACCGAACGCCAGACCCGCGGCATGGTCATCGCCCACGAGATGGCCCACATGTGGTTCGGCGACCTCGTCACCCTCGCCTGGTGGGACGACATCTGGCTCAACGAGTCCTTCGCCGAGTACATGGGCTACCAGACCCTCGCCGAAGCCACGCGGTTCACGGACACCTGGGTCGACTTCGGCGTCGCCCGCAAGGGCTGGGGATACGACGCCGACCAGCGCCCCTCCACCCACCCCGTCGCCCCCGACCCGGCCGACGTCCCCGACACCGCCTCCGCCCTCCTCAACTTCGACGGCATCTCCTACGCCAAGGGCGCCTCCGCCCTGCGCCAGCTCGTCGCCTGGCTCGGCGAGAAGGACTTCCTCGCGGGCATCAACACCCACTTCGCCCGCCACAAGTTCGCCAACGCCACCCTCGCCGACTTCATCGACAACCTCGCCTCCGCCACCGACCGCGACGTCCACGCCTGGGCCGACCAGTGGCTCCGCACCACCGGCGCCGACACCCTCACCGCGCACACCACCGAGTCCGACACCACCTGGTCGCTCCACATCGACCACCGGGGCACCCGCCCCCACCGCATCGGCGTCGGGGTGTACGACCACAGCCTCGACACCCAGCACGGGCCCACCCCCCTCGTCCTGCGCGAACGCTTCGACGCCGGCATCCCCGAAGAAGCCCCCGTCACCCGCCCCGGCCGCCGCCCCGCCCTCGTCGTCCTCAACGACGAAGACCTCACCTACGCCAAGATCCGCCTCGACCCCCACTCCTGGAACACCGTCCTCGACAGCCTCTCCGGCATCCCCGACGCCCTCACCCGCGCCGTCGTCTGGAACGCCGCCCGCGACATGGTCCGCGACGGCGAACTCGCCCCCAGCACCTACCTCGAAGCCGCCCGCGACCACCTCCCCTACGAGACCGACCTCGCCCTCCTCCAGGGCGTCCTGGCCTTCGCGGACACCCAGGTCGCCGGCCGCTACACCGCCCCCGAGGACCGGCCCGCCGCCCTCACCGTCCTCACCGCCCTGTGCCGCGACCTCATCCGCCGCACCGAGGACGGCACCCACCCCGGCCTGCGCCTCACCGCCGTACGTCACCTCATCGACGCCGCCACCCAGCCCGACACCATCCAGGGCTGGCTCGCCGACGACACCGTCCCCGGCGGCCCCGAACTCGACCCCGAACTGCGCTGGCGCATCCTCACCCGCCTCGCCGTCCTCGGCGCCACCGACGAGGAGGCCATCGCCGCCGCCCTGGCGGACGACCCCAGCGCCACCGGCCAGGAAGGCGCCGCCCGCTGCCGCGCCGCCCTGCCCACCGCCGAGGCCAAGGCCGCCGCCTGGGACGCGATGTTCCACGACGACAGCCTCTCCAACTACCTCTTCACCGCCACCGCGCAGGGCTTCTGGCAGCCCGAACAGACCGACCTCGTACGCGCATACGTGCCCCGCTTCTACCCCGAGGCCGCCCAGCTCGCCGTCCGCCGCGGCCCCGCCATCGCCGAAGCCGCCGGACGCAACGCCTTCCCCGTCCACGCCATCGACGCCGAAAGCCTCCGCACCGGAGAAGAAGCCCTGAACGACCCGGCCCTCATCCCGGCCCTCCGCCGCAAGCTCATCGACCAGATCGACGACCTGCGCCGCGCCCTGAACGTACGCGACGCCAACTGA